The following proteins come from a genomic window of Lolium rigidum isolate FL_2022 chromosome 5, APGP_CSIRO_Lrig_0.1, whole genome shotgun sequence:
- the LOC124654305 gene encoding cytochrome P450 716B1-like — translation MDYMPMVVALVVTVSSIAIIHLFTRAKRPCPANLPPGSLGLPVIGQSVGLLRAMRGSTGDRWVQDRVDRYGPVSKLSLFGTPTVLVAGPAANKLMFFTTTMALRQPPFVQQILGEKSILDLYGADHKRVRGAMLEFLRPDMLKMYVGKIQGEVRRHIEENWVGRTTVTVMPLMKRLTFDIIAALLFGLERGATRDALAGDFVRMTKGMAAIPVNLPFTAFGRSIKASGRARGVLQGITREKKANQLKHGNQVSRNNDLITCLLGLTGDNGERVLTDKEIVDNSMVALIAGYDTSSILLTFMVRQLANDPTTLAAMVHEHEEIAKNKSDEEALTWEDLTKMKLTWRVAQETLRVVPPIFGSFRRALEDIEFDGYCIPKGWQVFWTANVTHMDASIFPEPAKFDPSRFENQSASAAPPCSFVAFGGGPRICPGMELVRIETLVTMHHLARQFRWKLCSKKNTFVRDPMPSPLHGLPIEIEHKMSPYS, via the exons ATGGATTACATGCCCATGGTCGTGGCACTGGTTGTCACGGTATCATCCATAGCCATCATCCACCTCTTTACAAGAGCCAAGAGACCATGTCCGGCCAACCTGCCGCCGGGCTCCCTCGGTTTGCCGGTGATCGGCCAGAGCGTGGGCCTCCTGCGCGCCATGCGGGGCAGCACCGGCGACCGATGGGTACAGGACCGGGTGGACAGGTACGGGCCGGTCTCGAAGCTGTCGCTGTTCGGCACGCCGACGGTGCTCGTGGCTGGGCCGGCGGCCAACAAGCTCATGTTCTTCACCACCACTATGGCTTTGCGGCAGCCGCCATTTGTCCAACAGATACTGGGTGAGAAGAGCATCCTGGACCTCTACGGCGCCGACCACAAGCGGGTCCGCGGCGCCATGCTAGAGTTCCTCAGGCCGGACATGCTCAAGATGTATGTGGGGAAAATCCAAGGCGAGGTTCGCCGCCACATCGAAGAAAACTGGGTGGGCCGCACGACCGTGACAGTGATGCCACTGATGAAGCGGCTGACGTTCGACATCATTGCCGCGCTGCTCTTCGGTCTCGAGCGGGGCGCCACCCGGGACGCCCTCGCCGGCGACTTCGTCCGCATGACGAAGGGTATGGCGGCCATCCCGGTGAACCTGCCTTTCACGGCGTTCGGCCGGAGCATCAAGGCCAGCGGCAGAGCTCGCGGGGTGCTGCAGGGGATCACGCGGGAGAAGAAGGCCAACCAGCTGAAGCATGGCAACCAAGTGTCAAGAAACAACGACCTCATCACCTGCCTGCTCGGCCTGACCGGCGACAATGGCGAGAGGGTCCTGACCGACAAGGAGATCGTCGACAATTCCATGGTCGCCCTTATCGCAGGCTATGACACGTCGTCAATCTTATTGACGTTCATGGTCCGCCAACTCGCCAATGATCCGACCACCCTCGCCGCAATGGTCCACG AGCATGAGGAGATTGCGAAGAACAAGTCTGATGAAGAGGCTCTGACCTGGGAAGACCTGACGAAGATGAAATTAACATGGCGAGTAGCGCAGGAGACACTTCGCGTGGTCCCTCCAATCTTCGGCAGCTTCAGAAGAGCACTCGAGGACATCGAGTTCGACGGCTACTGCATCCCAAAAGGATGGCAG GTGTTCTGGACGGCCAACGTGACGCACATGGACGCGAGCATCTTCCCGGAGCCAGCTAAGTTTGACCCGTCCCGATTCGAGAACCAgtcggcatcggcagcaccaccGTGCTCCTTCGTCGCCTTCGGCGGTGGCCCGAGGATATGTCCCGGGATGGAGTTAGTCAGGATCGAGACACTGGTGACCATGCACCACCTGGCGAGGCAGTTCAGATGGAAGCTATGCTCTAAGAAGAACACTTTCGTGAGGGACCCTATGCCATCGCCACTGCATGGCCTGCCCATCGAAATCGAGCACAAGATGTCTCCTTACTCATAA